Within Vicia villosa cultivar HV-30 ecotype Madison, WI linkage group LG1, Vvil1.0, whole genome shotgun sequence, the genomic segment CCTATTAGCGAGAAGCCTCCAAGCAAAAGCTTTAATCTTAAAAGGAACGTTCGCCTTCCAAATCAACCCCTTCGCCTCATGAAATCTACAAAGGGGACCGAACGACTCACGCTTGCTAGCATACTCCGCATAACACGATGCCACCGAAAAACCTTCTCTACTATTTAGGCTCCATTCCACTCCGTCCTTATCCGCCCCCAAATCCCCGAAAGCCACCAACAAACTCCTAAGATCCCCCCATTCGGCAAAAATAGCATTGTTAGACAACAAGTGTTCCGCTATACCAAGATCCCCCCACAACCATTTACCATCCACCCAACCACCCATCGCGGCTACCGCCACCCCTTTCAAAGCCGAGGCCTCAAAGAGGGTCGGGAACTCAACCTTCAAGACCCTCCCGTCCAACCAAACCGCCTCCCAAAAAGGGGTACGAAATCCATTATGGATTGAAAACCTACACAAAGAAACAAACGGGTCAAGAAAAAAATCGGTCCCAATTTTCAACATATCCTTCCACCAAAAAGATGCCCTCCTAACTTCTTTGGCATCAACCCCCCTCCCAACATCTTCACCGAAAGATCACCATAGCGAGCTTTTAAGATTTTAAAACAAAGAGAATCCGCCCCTTGAATGATCTTCCACCTCCACTTGCTCAAAAGAGCCACATTAAAATCCTTAATATTTTTCACTCCTAGTCCCCCCTTCTCAAATGGTTGAGCTACATCATTCCACCTAATCCAATGAATACACCTCTTCTCATCCCCTCCTCCCCAAAGGAAATTACTTTGAATTCTCGTTATTTCCTTCACCACCTTTTTGGGTATTATGTAGAATGACATAGTAAAAACGGTAAGAGAACTCAATATGGACTTCAATAATGTTATTCAACTGCCTATATTGAGGAACTTATTTTTCCACCATACCAACCGATTTTTCATCTTGGAAATAAGCGGGCTCCACGTCTCAAATATACGTGGATTAAATCCCACCAGTATCCCAAGAAAGTAAAAGTTGCTCTCTTCGACCTTGCAAGCAAGAGAGTTAGAAGCGGCTTCCAAGAAACCTCTACCAACATTGATGCCAATCAACTtgcttttattataattaatgccCAACCCCGACACTAGCTCAAAATCCTTAAGCACCACTTTAATTGCCCAAACTTGTTTCCAAGTCCCTTTTCCAACCaataaagtgtcatccgcaaattggagaatgtTCACTTCACAACTTCTTTGAAAAGGAAAGCTCTCAAATTCACCCTTCTCCATAGATTTTCTTACCAATCCCGCAAGACCTTCCGCCACcaacacaaaaagaaaaggcgGAAGTGGATCGCCTTGTCTTAATCCTTTGCCCACCTCAAAATCGATGGTAGGACTACCATTTACAAGGACCGACATGTTGCTCTTAAAAACCAATTTTTCCATCCAACCTCTCCATTTATCCCCAAATCCCATTCTCCTAAAAAGATACCTTAAGAAGTTCCAACTCACATTATCAtatgccttttcaaaatccaccttaaATAACAAACAATCTCTTTTAGTTTTTCTTGCGTAATCCACCACTTCATTTGCAACTAACACTCCTTCAAGCATTTGTCTCCCCGGTACAAAGGCACTTTGACACGAAGAGACAATGGAACCAATAATCTTCTTTAATCTTCCCGCCAATAATTCTGCTACCACTTTGTACATACACTCCACCAAACAAATAGGCCTATACTCGTTCAAAGATAGAGGATTATGAGATTTAGGGATCAACGAGATGAAAGAGGATGTGACCGCCTTAGAAAGAGAACCCCCATAATAGAAACTCTCGAAAAAACGAACAAAATCTTCTTTAAGAAAAGACCAACACTTCTTGATGAAAAGAAAAGAGTaaccatccggacccggactcTTAGAACCTCCACAATTCCAAATAGCCTCCTTTATCTCATCTTCTAAAAACGGACTTTCAAGAGCCACTAACTCCGCTTCCCCAATACATTTGAAAGGAATTCCTTCCAATAAGGGTCTATGATCATCCATTTCCTTAAATTTATTATGAAAATGATTCGCCACCTCCTCTTTTATCTCTTCCACCGATTCAATCGAACGACCCGACACAAAATAGGACTGATATGATTCACTCTCCGTCTATCTTTCATCACCTTATGAAAGAAGCCACTATTAGCATCTCCCTCCTTTAACCATTTCAATCTCGATTTTTGAATTAACATATTCTCTTTAATCCGCAAGTTCCTCCAAAAACTAAAAGTTGCTTCCCTTCTCTTCTCCACCACATCATCAAACGAAATAGTATTCACCTTTTCTAATTTTTCATCGCAAAGATTCATGTCCTTCACTCCTTCCTCCACCTCCAATTCAAACCTTCCAAAAACCTCGATATTCCATTTCTTTAAAATGGGTTTGAGGAGTTTCAACTTCTCTTTTAGAACATAGTCTCCCCTTCCCTCCACCTCAAGGCTCTTCCACTCCTTCTCGGCGAATGGGAAGAAAGAGTCCAaagaaaaccattcattattaaatttaaatggtTTCGGACCCCAATCAACGTTGTCCACTACCAACCAAATAGGACAATGGTCCGAAATGTCTCTCGAGCCAATGAATTTCCCGACCACACCCCATTTATTCACCACTACATTCGATAAAAGGAATCGGTCGATTCTACTCATGGACTTACCATCTCCACTATACCACGAGAATTTCTTGCCCTTACATGGAACGTCCACCAAATTGCTTTTGTGAATAAATTCGGCAAAAAGATCCACCTCATTAAGATTTACCACCGCCGCCCGCCCCTTCCTTTCTCTACGGTTTTTGATCGCATTGAAATCCCCTCCTATGATCCATTCCCCATCCTTAAAATTCTCCTTCAACGACAACAAATCCTCCCACAAATTTCTCTTCTTTTCGAGGACACAAGAAGAGTACACGTTTACAATGTAATACCACAAGTTATCCTTCTTAACTTTGATGCCCAAGTAACCTTCCCCTTTGAAACTATTCACCACCTCCACGTTGCCAACCCTCCAAAGAATGAGCATACCCCCCAACAAACCATCAGAATTAGAAAAGAAAAACCCAACGGCCGGTCCACTCCAAAAACTCTTGCTAAAGGAATCCTTGAAATCTTTAATTTTCGTTTCTTGTAACAAAAAGATGTCTGCATCGCTAACCGACAGAACCGGGATGAAAGTGTCCTCCATTGGAACACAAACAGGCTCACTCAATGGATTACCACAAGCAGAAATAACATTAACAGACGGGGACGCACTATTAGAAACAACAATAGGCCTAATCACTAGATCTAACAGACTGCAGTTCAAGTTATCAGCCCTCTCTAAAATTCCCTCATCATCTAACAAGTTTTCAGACTACACATCTTCGGACTCCGAAGAATCAGAAACAGAAGTTTGAGATTTCTTCTTACCTGGAGAATTACGCATCGAGCCAATTGCATCCTCCCTTAGCACAAGCGTAACTTCCTTCCCGTCAATCTGCACAACCATAAACTTTTTCAGCTCATGAGATAGTTTCACCCTCGCCATAAACCTCGCCGTGTCGAATTTAGTCCATGCCGTTGTTGATTCATCCACGCATATAAATTCACCCATCGAATTTGCCAGCTTAACGAAGAAGTCCACACACCAGGCGTGCAACGGAACACCGTAAACACTTACCCAAACAACCCTACCGTCATCTATGTCTTTCTCATTCCACCTCCTGACCTCCGCAAACCATTGCTTCCACCACGTTTCACCTTCCCCGACAAGGTCCTCAATCCCTCCCTCTTCCTCCTCTTCTAGTAAACACATATTACCCCCCATAGGAGTCACCTTGATATCGAAGAAACCCTCCATCAGAAAGTGAGACTGGATATTGTATGTCGAGCCCGGAATCGTCACCACCCCCACATATGCTTTCTCCAACCTCTTCCTATTATCTGGCAGAGAACTAAAATAGAACTCAAAATGATTAACCACCTTATCACGGCCCTTTCCTACCCATTCATCCAGAACCTCCACAAAACGTCTCTTCTGAGACCCACCAAAGACCCCTTCCAGCGCCCCCACCTCCGCCCGTTGATGTTGCGTCGCTATACGATGATGTTGCGCCGCTATACCTTGCCTCTGAAATGCCTTGGGTTCCATGGAACAATTCTTTCTCGCACTAGAACACTCAAATCTCGGAAGATTGGCGTGGATCTTCTTCCCCAAAATCATTACATTATCGCACCTAACCGCCATAAGTCTACCATCCTCAACGTCTTCGAATCTGACAAAGCCAAATTTCTTTCCCAAATTGTTCTTCCTCGGCGAAATTGCTACCTCCACCACATTCCCCAAACACCCGAAAACCTCAAAAAAGGATTTTGCAGTGTACGAATCTGGGAACTCGGAAAAGAAAATGGAAAGAACTTCAGAGTCCTTGTTCCTGCAGATGCCTCCACCCCACGGGAATACATCCCACCGCGGGGCTAACGCCTTAAATGGTTTCCTTCTGTAGACTTCCCACGCTCCACCGTGCTTCCGCGACGAACCGGCCATCGGAATAGAGTTCCGAAACCTAGCCCCATTAAAGAAGATTTAAAGTGCGCTTAAGTTTTGGAAGAGTTTCTTTTATGAATCCTTTACTTGAAAGGTTAGAATTCATAGTTTTATCAAATAACGACattattggatttttttttaatgaatatttaGAAGTGATTGTATAAATATACGTGAAAAGCATTATGTCTCATACATCATGTCTCGGACTACTTGCTTGGCGTACAAGGCTTATTGAAAATTATAGTGCTCTTTTAAGTTTTGTATCTTTTTATGTTCGACTAGAGATATAAGTGTATTAGAATATATTTGTATTtggaaaagattttcaaattaaGATACATAAAAAAATTTTGTTTAATAGATAAAAATGAAAACATGCAACAAAAGAAGTAAATGGAAGGAACTCTAAACAACACAAATTATTCATCTTCATCCATTATTAGTATCcaaaacacacacacaaaaaatGTCTCTTGCAGCTCAAATATATTGCTTTTGTCCATACCTATAGAGTGATATTCCAAAACACTTCAATGTAGGTACAAACTTCATTATTAGTAGCACAAACTAAATATATAGCAGTACTcttaatttctttattctttaaaATTGATTAAACTACTATCTTTAGTATGGTGGGTATGCTGGAGCAACCACAGGTTCATCTGCCAACTCCACATACCCTATTGGCTGTGGAGCTGAAGCTACAAACTCCACTGAATGCACAGGTCCTGGTGCCACATAACCAGAGCTTTTCAATTCCGCCATTCCACGACGAGCATTTGATCCACCTTTCACCTCACACAACTTAGGAAGAAACACACCTTCACCAGCTGCTAGATTGAAGTAAAGATCAACAATATTTGGACAACTCTTGTAACACTGTGGAGAACATAGCTTCTCTGTGAAACGAGATTCCAGAAGTGAGTCTGATGAAATTCCAAGTGATTTTCTGTCTAAGTCACAAGCTTTTATACATTGGTCGGTTTCGATGTGATCTTTTAGTTTATCAGCTTCTATCTCTGATGTTCTGCATGTGTATGCTTCTTCTCCTGACCTTTTCACATGTTTCTCGAGGACACACCTTTTGCTGCTAGATGAAACAGCAAATGCACATGTTTCTGTGCTTAGATTCTCACATTCTATTCTTCCTGCATTAATCAACACTATCATATTAATTCATTGGtttatcaaataaatatatacatacaCAGTTTATAGCAGTTTTGGAGACTTACCAAGAGTGGCTGGTAAGGCTATAGATATCAGAAGGGAGACTATAACCAAACTTCTTGAGACAAATATAGAGGCCATGGCTTAAAGCTAGTGACTAGAACAGGTTGGAACTTTCGTTAAGTTTGTGTTTGGAGGAATGTAGTTTATGAAGGTTGATGGTTAGTGCATTTATAGTGGTTTTTCTGTGGAAGTTATgacacagaagaaagaaaaagttGTAGATGTGGACTTTTCAAATATGCTTTCGATAAAAAAGCATATTTCAAATATGTTCTCCTATTTTCTGTTTCTTTTCTTGTGAAAATTGTTTAATCCTGTTTTActgtattataattaattatttttttcatcttttaaaaAGGTAATGGCTTTCTTTTGTTTGTTACTTACTGGTAATAATTTTTATCATAATAGTACTTTTTCTTAGTACCTTTTGATGTTTGACAAAATAGACATAAGAGAATTATATATATAACATGGTGTTTGCAAAAGAAGGGCGTGAACCGCGGTGAGTATGGAATGTCAACTCTGAAGCAATTAAGTTTGAATCTGAATAGCAGCCAACTGATGCTAGTTGCCACTATCAGTGCCGGAATCTGCCTTCACCATCAAATTCTActagcaaaattcaaaaaaattgccTAACATATGGAAAATCTTTGATTCCGTAAGGTTAACCCATTGGAAACCTTAAccaaatgataatttttatcaagaaaaaaactacaaaaacaaaagaaacaaaaatgaatgaaaaaaaattatttctttcttttaattttatatatatatatatatatatatatatatatatatatatatatatatatatgaggagggttatatttactccaagagtaagttactccacatcttaaccatttattattttcaatttaatggttaaaaataataagcaattaaatgtggagagagaaaactattccttaaGATAAATTTAGAAGCCATGGCTTAAAGGAAAAGAAAGCTAGTGACTAAAACTGGTTGGGATTTTTGTTGCTAAGAAATTTGTGCTTGGATGAATGTTCGTTTATGAAGGTTGATGGTTAGTGCATTTATAATTTGAATAATTCGAATCTGAATCAGAATAGCTGTCAATCGATGCCTTATTTTATGGTCCATGGGGAAAATTCATAACTTGCTTAACACATGGAAGATCCCTTTTCTTACTCAACATACAGTGTTATAAGATCTTTGATTACATTACACAATTAAAcgtttacttctttttttttttttttaatatatattctaGCCTTATGTATGATTAAAAACTTTGGCTTGTTGGTGATAATTAGGAGAATGAAGAATGAGTTTTGTATTTTCTTGATCGAGTCTTTGTGCCTTTAATGCCGTGGAGGCTTTGTAATGGTGTTGTCTTGGACAcaattttcttttcttgataatttCTTTACTTTACTTGTTTGATGTTTTATATTGCTTTCATCACTTATCATTTTGACCGCCTATGATTTTGTTTCATTGTTTATTAATTTATCCACGACTTTGTTTCGTCGTTTATTCACATACGATCTTCTTCATCGTTTTAGTCTTTAAGAGTTTGTTTCATCACTACCTGTCCCATTGTTGGGAACAGAAGTAAACTTTGACGTCACTAGGACAATGCTCAGCAAAAGGTCGTTTGAGCTCGGTTCGAGAACGACATATCATGGACTTTACCGCCTATGCATTGGAGTGACTAGCTACCAAGAGGGAGTGTGTCAACTGCGGCTTAGTGTGCCATACTCACCTCGTACCCTACTTTCTTTAATAGAGTGACACAATATCAACAAAGAGCATAATATTATTCATATCAAAATATTACATAGGAAGATAATCAACCATTAAATCTTTAGGTAAACTTCGGAATACTCAGCTAAAACATCGTTTGAGTTTTGCAGTGTTCCACGTCCTTAGGAGGGATTCTCCGGTCAAAGTCTCTAGACTATAGGATCCACTTCATGCATTTGTTGGTCTTGATCATATACGAACCTTCACAATTGGGTGCGAGTTTCCCGTCTCCAGCGTTCTTTCCTCAGACATCGGCGCAACTTAACACAAGATCCATGGATTTAAATTATTGGGGTCATACTTGCTTGTTGTATTTGGATGTTGCAGACGGATGACGACGCTCATGAGGGTGATGGATGTTCTTCTTTCTTCTAGGAAGTCTAACTCCTCCTTATTGCTTCGACATTGTTCTTTTTTAACAAGGGTGAGCCGTTCTCCAACTCTATTCTTCTACTTCAACTAGGATGACGACTTCAGTTCTGTAGGTCCGTCGAAAGGGTGTTTCAACGTTCGTTGAATGGGGTGTAATTTGGAACACTTAGAGGACACGTGGGATTCCATACCTggctgttaggagtaaattaatggtaaattcatgtgttaatagaagtgatttagtctccaaaccaatgcaaaatgtgatgaatccataggtttttatgaagaattgaattgaataagtttagttcatgtataaagcaaatcgaatcacttgtgggtgttattgttgcaggtttagagctgaattgaagcttgagaagaacatgaggaggaaagagagttggaagtctcaaaggcagaagaaaaggatggaaattgcaaagagcgcgccgcgagagtcctagagcgcgccgcgaaaatgtctctgtttgaggggcgcgccgcgccagcccgttgccgcgccgcggcctcggcgttaaaagcccaaaaattctgtttaaaagccctagcttccaagagaaaaagtgtggttagagaactttgtgaagagcgaaattaggagagcaatctgaaggtgcagccacaatcatcaattgaagaccaattctctgtcaagcgaagacattcctttgatgaagatgaattcttccattaatctttgtgtgttcttcatgtctatggagagctaaatccctcttgttgagtctaaggtagtagttaacctatgaatatacattaccattaattaattcctgtgaacaattgtttgaattcattatcaataagaaaccttgcttttaatttacatcattgttgaatcttcgatcgaaagagaggatttttacttttgccctaggttactatattgattcaattataatttgcagagatggaattgtgattgggttttcataattatcgttcttaattactattatcgatattgatatttggagagatcgaatctcataccggtaaaagtttatctaatttgatttgcagacatggaatcttatttgaggataagtgaagataatgattcaaaggattgttctattgggaattaattgataattgtataggattaggttgatgaaccctaaaggctcaacatctttctttatttgttaacacaaagtcctttacttgcttttattttattatttgtttttgatattattagaagtataaaacaatcCAACTCAatttttctaactcaaaataaacaactatagaacggcagtgatattaaccaatccctgtggatacgatatattaccgaaaatatttacccacaaatactttcaacactggCCAAGATGTTCCTCTTGAAAAATTTCAAAATGTTGGCAGTGGTGATCTTTTTCAAGGCTTGTGCTTAAATCCACTTAGTTAATtaattcactaccacgatcagaAATTTAAGTTGCACTGGTTCCAAGGAAAAGGACTAAGATTGTCCATACCCCACTACGAAAAAAAACCAAGGTAACGTTAATACACATAACTCTAATTAGGGAGAGGAAGTTGTGAATGTCTCCATGTCGTTGGAATTAATCAAATCTCTTCACATGTTCTTTGGTATCCTTAACCATTAACGGCCAatcactactataaataatacatttaatcTCAGTTGGATATGAGGTGTTACATTTGTTTCATATGCAAGGTAACGAAGATAGTCATAAAAAGTGTGTCATATTACCCCTCGGTTGGAATTCCACCGACGAGTAAGGTGTAATGGTCATGGGTTTGATCCCCAGCAAAAtctttttggaatttttaaatagCGGAAAAGACTTTTTTCCTCGGTTTTTTCATTTAACCGACAGGTAAAACACAATTGAGTTTGTTATATCGAATGTGGATTGTTTATTTAAGAAATAGttatatgaaaaattatgttGTATTTGAAAAACATCTTACACTAATCAAAGTTTTTCGAACATCTTGTAACTTATCCTCTCATTCTTTAATGGTTTGAATTTCGTTCAATATATCAAGTTCTTCATTGAAAAACAACTAGAAGCATTGAGAGACAATTTTAACCATTAAAGAATGAGAGATGAATGACGAGTTAAAAAAATCTCGAAAAACCTTGATTAATGTAAGATGTTTTTCAAAtacattataattttttatattactattttcaaaatcaatttaataggTTATATGTTCAAAAAGGGGTTAGTGATACAAATAATCAACACTAGATATAATAAATTCAAATGTATTTTCTATCATTCTGATGTCTTTTTGACATGTTCGACGAAACAAGATGAGAAATGCATAAAGAACCACACAAATATAATCTCAATATCCATCTCAAACTCAATAACAACAACCAACTAAACATATTATAACTTTCTAAAATTTTCTTAGTAGAACAactaatcaacaacaacaacaataacatcaacgAAAAGGACAAGCTCTGGGTTAAAATCTTAGAATGTAAGTATTTGGGAAATAAAGGTTCCGGTTCATATCGGAGTGACAGGTTCAGCTCACTTTGGTGGAGAGACATCCAATCGATTGATAGTGAGACCGGGGGATTTAAGGCACTTTGGTTTGACGGAGAGCTGTCCAAAGAGATAGGGAACAGTGTGGATTCGTCGTTTTGGTCCGACCCTTGGTTAGTAGGAAGAAGATTGAAAGACTTATATCCTAATTTATTCTCATTAGCAGTAGATAAGGATGCTTCGGTTAGTGAATCGATTAGGAGCGGTTCAGATGTTGATTCAGAATGGAATGTTTGTTGGACCAGACCTTTAGAGGAGGGCAATTTATTGACAGTAGAGAGCATTAGAGATTAGGTGAGGGGAATTAAATTGAAGGATAACGTTAAGGATAAGTGGAGATGGGAGAATAACGATTATTCGGTCAAAAAAGCTTACTCATTAATCTTGAATAATCTTTCTTCAGATAACAATGCTGACAAGATTTATGCAATTGCTTGGAATAAATTGTCCCTCTTAAGGTTTCAACTTTCGCTTGGAGACTTTTACAGAACAAAATTCCAACCAGGGATAATCTAGTAAGAAGAGGAGTCTTAGTTGCATCTCAAAATTCATGTTCTTTCGGCTGCGAAAAGGAAGAAAATGTAGCTCACATCTTCTTCGAATGTCCGTTAGCCTTGTCGACATGGAGCGAGATCCTAAGATGGCTAAATTTATCCTCTGTTTTGCATAATGATGTTTTGCAGAATCTGTTCCAGTTTCGTGGTCTTATTGGCGGAGGCAAGATCGCTATGGAGACATTGTCCGTTATCTGGTTCGCGTGTGTATGGACATTGTGGAGGATTCGCAACGATAATATTTTCAAGAATGTCATACGAGAACATTCATTAATCCTGGAAGATATCAAGATGTTCTCTTGGAAGTGGATCAAGTGTAAGGCAGCCGGGTTCAACTTCGATCTCGATCATTGGATGGCATACCCAAAGGACTGCATAAAGGGAAGAGCTAGTCGGTGAATAGGGAACCTGTCTGTATTTTTCTGAAGCTCAGCATAATCATCTCTGCTTTTATTGGTGTCCTGCTGCAGTTGGCCGAGCGTTTGATAGGAGAGCCTCAGGTTGTCTTTCTGTTCTGCAGTTAATTGTATTTTGTTTATGACATATTTGCTGTTTTCTTTCTGTGTGTTGGTGCTGGGATTTTTGGAGCTGGTTTAGTGTGGTTTAGTGTGATGATAGTTCTGCTATAAGTCTGGGCTGATTTTTGAGTGGTGGTTTGTTGTTTTAACTTCTGTACTGGTGTAACTATGATATTATTTCTTCCACTCAACATTACTTATGCTGGTGGTGTCTTAATGATATATTTAATTTggctttccaaaaaaaaaaaacatcaacaacttaaaaataataataaatagagtgaagacccattttgatccctcacaaaaactacagaacccaaattagtcctccacaaaaaataggacccgatttaatcccttacaaaatataaccgggtcatattagtccttctgggaatatttttttcaaaccgattttttcttctacttttaaaccgtgactggaccgtcaagtcgtattttatttttcatttttcatattttaaa encodes:
- the LOC131612519 gene encoding uncharacterized protein LOC131612519, whose amino-acid sequence is MASIFVSRSLVIVSLLISIALPATLGRIECENLSTETCAFAVSSSSKRCVLEKHVKRSGEEAYTCRTSEIEADKLKDHIETDQCIKACDLDRKSLGISSDSLLESRFTEKLCSPQCYKSCPNIVDLYFNLAAGEGVFLPKLCEVKGGSNARRGMAELKSSGYVAPGPVHSVEFVASAPQPIGYVELADEPVVAPAYPPY